A DNA window from Helianthus annuus cultivar XRQ/B chromosome 15, HanXRQr2.0-SUNRISE, whole genome shotgun sequence contains the following coding sequences:
- the LOC110914718 gene encoding uncharacterized protein LOC110914718, whose amino-acid sequence MAETTKKTTSARAAGTSATALAATTASHPTASAAESASYRGRGRGRSRGRGRGVSNRGGRSYNSQSPHPYIVFPNSWAASQWSSLMQANQPPWSSQAATPPCPYPSTPRPNSNSAGILGAAPDQAYTATLFPTDIQQALYALSLNQQDPHGFMDTGASGHMKIPQGSQDQGTPPTMQ is encoded by the exons ATGGCCGAAACAACGAAGAAAACCACCTCGGCTCGGGCTGCCGGTACATCCGCCACCGCACTGGCAGCCACCACTGCCTCTCACCCTACGGCATCTGCTGCCGAGTCTGCCTCCTATCGGGGCAGAGGCCGTGGTAGATCCCGGGGGCGGGGTCGTGGTGTCTCTAACCGTGGCGGCCGCTCCTACAACAGCCAATCGCCACATCCTTATATCGTCTTTCCCAACTCCTGGGCCGCTAGTCAATGGAGTTCCCTTATGCAAGCAAATCAGCCCCCTTGGTCTTCACAAGCTGCCACACCGCCATGTCCGTACCCGTCTACTCCTCGGCCCAACAGTAACTCCGCAGGCATTCTTGGAGCTGCCCCCGATCAAGCTTACACAGCTACTCTATTCCCCACGGACATTCAACAGGCTCTTTACGCCTTGTCCCTCAACCAACAGGACCCGCATGGATTCATGGACACCGGTGCTTCTGGCCATATGAAAATTCCTCAAG gatctcaagaccAAGGCACACCTCCTACGATGCAATAG